The following coding sequences are from one Vicugna pacos chromosome 19, VicPac4, whole genome shotgun sequence window:
- the TNFRSF6B gene encoding LOW QUALITY PROTEIN: tumor necrosis factor receptor superfamily member 6B (The sequence of the model RefSeq protein was modified relative to this genomic sequence to represent the inferred CDS: inserted 7 bases in 5 codons; substituted 2 bases at 2 genomic stop codons), which yields MRGPPWSLPSLPLALAAHGAAGDTPTYPWRDLEAGEWLVCSQXPPGTFKQQPEDRDSPTTCGACPPRHXTXFWNYGERCHYCNVICMARGEAAWPCRATHNHACRCRPGFFAHGSFCLEHTTCLPGVGMAAPAGTRSQSTQCQPCPXGTFSASSSSLEQCQLHRNCTXLGPAFNVPDSSSHESLCTNCMSFPLGSSKLGAPGTRECERALVDFVAFQDLSAQRLLWLQQVLTSLGTEXPPTPLPPVARAGCTALRLRXWRQLTELREAPARLPGLERSIHRRFLQAP from the exons ATGAGGGGCCCTCCTTGGTCGCTGCCATCCCTGCCGCTGGCTCTCGCAGCCCACGGGGCGGCAGGGGACACGCCCACCTACCCGTGGCGGGACCTGGAGGCAGGGGAGTGGCTGGTGTGCAGCCAGTGACCCCCAGGCACCTTCAAGCAGCAGCCTGAAGACCGGGACAGCCCCACGACGTGCGGCGCGTGCCCGCCCCGCC TAACATAATTTTGGAACTACGGGGAGCGCTGCCACTACTGCAACGTCATCTGCATGGCGCGTGGGGAGGCGGCGTGGCCGTGCAGGGCCACCCATAACCACGCCTGCCGCTGTCGCCCCGGCTTCTTCGCACACGGCAGCTTCTGCCTGGAGCACACAACCTGCCTGCCCGGCGTCGGCATGGCTGCCCCCGCTGG CACCCGCAGCCAGAGCACGCAGTGCCAGCCGTGTC TGGGCACTTTCTCAGCCAGTAGCTCGAGCTTGGAGCAGTGCCAGCTGCACCGCAACTGCA GCCTGGGTCCAGCCTTCAACGTGCCGGACTCCTCCTCCCACGAGTCCCTGTGCACCAACTGCATGAGCTTCCCACTCGGCTCCAGCAAGCTGGGGGCGCCGG GGACCAGGGAGTGCGAGCGGGCCCTTGTCGACTTCGTGGCTTTCCAGGATCTCTCCGCCCAGAGGCTCCTGTGGCTGCAGCAGGTCCTGACCAGCCTAGGCACGGA CCCGCCAACGCCACTGCCGCCAGTGGCGAGGGCAGGCTGCACGGCCCTGCGGCTGAG CTGGCGGCAGCTCACGGAGCTCCGTGAAGCGCCGGCCAGGCTGCCCGGGCTGGAGCGCAGCATCCACAGGCGCTTCCTCCAGGCGCCCTGA
- the ARFRP1 gene encoding ADP-ribosylation factor-related protein 1 produces the protein MYTLLSGLYKYMFQKDEYCILILGLDNAGKTTFLEQSKTRFNKNYKGMSLSKITTTVGLNIGTVDVGKARLMFWDLGGQEELQSLWDKYYAECHGVIYVIDSTDEERLSESKHAFEKMVTSEALDGVPILVLANKQDVETCLSIPDIKTAFSDCTSKIGRRDCLTQACSALTGKGVREGIEWMVKCVVRNLHRPPRQRDIT, from the exons ATGTACACGCTGCTGTCAGGCCTGTACAAGTACATGTTCCAGAAGGACGAGTACTGCATCCTGatcctgggcctggacaatgcCGGCAAGACG ACCTTCCTGGAGCAGTCAAAAACCCGGTTTAACAAGAACTACAAGGGGATGAGTCTGTCCAAAATCACCACCACCGTGGGTCTGAACA tCGGCACTGTGGACGTGGGAAAGGCTCGCCTCATGTTCTGGGACTTAGGAGGGCAGGAGGAGCTGCAGTCTTTGTGGGACAAG TACTACGCGGAGTGCCACGGCGTCATCTACGTCATCGACTCCACGGATGAGGAGAGACTGTCAGAGTCCAAGCACGCGTTTG AGAAGATGGTCACGAGTGAGGCACTGGACGGCGTCCCCATCCTCGTGCTGGCCAACAAGCAGGACGTTGAG ACTTGTCTCTCCATCCCTGACATCAAGACTGCGTTCAGCGACTGCACCTCCAAGATCGGCAGGCGTGACTGCCTGACCCAGGCCTGCTCAGCCCTCACAGG cAAGGGGGTGCGCGAGGGCATCGAGTGGATGGTAAAGTGCGTCGTGCGGAATCTGCACCGGCCGCCGCGGCAGCGGGACATCACGTAA
- the ZGPAT gene encoding zinc finger CCCH-type with G patch domain-containing protein, which translates to MDEESLQTALRTYDAQLQQVELALGAGLDPSELADLRQLQGDLKELIQLTEASLVSVRKSKLLATLDGERPAREDADCLAFQKAVAEGAEVPGAPGAELETVPKAETGPGPTEPEQEEEEGEDEEDGAELSGRKVNAPYYSSWGTLEYHNAMIVGTEEAEDGSPGVRVLYLYPTHKSLKPCPFFLEGKCRFKENCRFSHGQVVSVEELRPFQDPDLSSLQAGSACLAKQQDGLWYPARITDVDSGYYTVKFDSLLLKETVVEGDSILPPLRTEPTGSSDSDSSDADDPSYARVVEPSAADPGTCSSAFAGWEVHTRGIGSRLLAKMGYEFGKGLGRHSEGRVEPIHAVVLPRGKSLDQCAEILQRRTRASKASTSRPPKCRGRGVGPGGHPPPRSVFDFLNEKLRGRAPGALEAGAAPAGRRSGKEVYHASKSTKRALSLRLLQTEEKIEQTQRVIRGIQEALARNTGRHSVTVAQLQEKLAGAQRQLGQLQAQEAGLQREQRKADTHKKMTEF; encoded by the exons ATGGACGAGGAGAGCCTGCAGACCGCCCTCCGCACCTACGACGCGCAGCTGCAGCAGGTGGAGCTGGCCCTGGGCGCCGGCCTGGATCCCTCCGAGCTGGCGGACCTGCGCCAGCTGCAGGGGGACCTGAAGGAGCTGATCCAGCTCACCGAGGCCAGCCTGGTGTCTGTCAGGAAGAGCAAGCTGCTGGCCACACTGGATGGAGAGCGCCCAGCCCGGGAAGATGCTGATTGCTTGGCTTTCCAGAAGGCCGTTGCTGAGGGAGCCGAGGTGCCAGGAGCCCCTGGGGCAGAGCTGGAGACGGTTCCTAAGGCAGAGACAGGGCCTGGACCCACCGAGcctgagcaggaggaggaagagggggaggacgAGGAGGACGGGGCAGAGCTGAGCGGCAGGAAGGTGAACGCCCCCTACTACAGTTCATGGGGCACCCTGGAGTATCACAACGCTATGATCGTGGGCACCGAAGAGGCAGAGGACGGCTCCCCCGGCGTCCGGGTGCTCTATCTCTACCCCACGCACAAGTCCCTGAAGCCCTGCCCCTTCTTCCTGGAGGGGAAGTGCCGCTTCAAGGAGAACTGCAG GTTCTCCCATGGGCAGGTGGTCTCTGTGGAGGAGTTGCGCCCCTTTCAAGACCCAGACCTGAGCTCTCTGCAGGCCGGCTCTGCCTGTCTGGCCAAGCAGCAGGACGGCCTCTGGTACCCAGCACGGATCACTG ATGTGGATAGCGGCTACTACACAGTCAAGTTTGACTCTCTGCTGTTGAAGGAGACCGTGGTGGAGGGGGACAGCATCCTGCCCCCACTGCGCACGGAGCCCACAGGGTCCTCTGACTCAGACAGCAGCGATGCAGACGACCCCAGCTATGCTAGAG TGGTGGAACCCAGCGCTGCTGACCCCGGGACCTGCAGCTCCGCCTTCGCTGGCTGGGAGGTGCACACACGAGGCATTGGCTCCAGACTCCTCGCCAAGATGGGCTATGAGTTTGGCAAGG GTCTGGGCCGACACTCGGAGGGCCGGGTGGAGCCCATCCATGCCGTGGTGCTGCCGCGAGGGAAGTCGCTGGACCAGTGTGCGGAGATCCTGCAGAGGAGGACCCGGGCCAGCAAGGCCAGCACCAGCAGGCCCCCAAAATGCCGGGGGAGAGGGGTTGGACCTGGGGGTCACCCACCCCCTCGGAGCGTGTTCGACTTCCTGAACGAGAAACTTCGGGGCAGGGCCCCCGGGGCCCTGGAGGCAGGGGCCGCGCCCGCAGGGAGGAGGAGCGGCAAAGAGGTGTACCATGCCAGCAAGAGCACCAAGCGGGCCCTGAGCCTGCGGCTCCTCCAGACCGAGGAGAAGATTGAGCAGACCCAGCGAGTCATCCGGGGTATCCAGGAGGCCCTCGCCCGCAACACCGGCCG GCACAGCGTGACGGTGGCCCAGCTGCAGGAGAAGTTGGCAGGCGCCCAGCGGCAGCTGGGGCAGCTCCAGGCCCAGGAGGCAGGCCTGCAGCGGGAACAGAGGAAGGCAGACACCCACAAGAAGATGACCGAGTTCTAG
- the LIME1 gene encoding lck-interacting transmembrane adapter 1 codes for MRQRAQEDWHSHCPPRKGCASSSEADQSLRCPPCSLNHRWVEPLLPRWEETGQAPGVLAAQEPGFSPRAGRPQDHPVPVLCLVCPPHRGWRQPTASSQDSAGSQRTPTRYCRDPRRGRGRWLRLQRGAEWLCGETQPDAQAGSEVGAGLRAAQRHHASRCPGCLLPQTAEEACASALAFPRLCRMRPQVPLAPPALWVLGCLTFLLWLWVLCSACHRKRVPRQLSRLQDSVMPVEGSLMRRPYHHSLSKSDTRLHELHRSRPCNRAPAPRPASMDLLCPQWPEVSRGTNRPPAAFSHLELPLAAPSTSPEATYSNVGLAAIPRASLAVSPGVWTGSWLTSSCARPGPAARPVVAEYACIQKFKGTDRGPQGLELGKAELTPATQVDLLYSRVSKPKRRDPGPATCQPNPNGGGAVLALRGDSAYEVLPLRGLGVDKSLLENVYESIQEMGASVHLEPSSSSS; via the exons ATGAGGCAGAGGGCCCAGGAGGACTGGCATTCTCACTGCCCTCCCAGAAAGGGCTGTGCTAGCAGCTCTGAGGCAGATCAGAGCCTGAGGTGCCCCCCTTGTAGCCTGAACCACAGATGGGTGGAGCCGCTGCTGCCACGGTGGGAGGAGACCGGGCAGGCCCCGGGGGTGTTGGCAGCCCAAGAGCCTGGGTTCAGCCCCAGGGCTGGGCGGCCACAAGACCACCCAGTTCCCGTGCTGTGCCTGGTGTGCCCACCTCATCGTGGGTGGAGACAACCTACGGCCAGCTCTCAGGACAGTGCCGGCTCACAGCGCACCCCCACCCGGTACTGCCGAGACCCCAGGCGGGGCCGCGGCAGGTGGCTGAGGCTGCAGCGCGGGGCTGAGTGGCTGTGTGGGGAGACGCAGCCTGACGCACAGGCAGGAAGTGAGGTGGGAGCTGGGCTGAGGGCTGCACAAAGGCACCACGCCTCAAGGTGCCCAGGCTGCCTGCTGCCCCAGACAGCGGAGGAGGCGTGCGCCTCGGCCTTG GCCTTTCCACGGCTTTGCAGGATGAGGCCACAGGTGCCCTTGGCCCCTCCTGCCCTCTGGGTCCTAGGGTGCCTCACCTTCCTGCTCTGGCTGTGGGTGCTGTGCTCAGCCTGCCACAG GAAGCGGGTGCCAAGGCAGCTGTCCAGGCTGCAGGACAGTGTGATGCCAGTGGAAGGG TCACTGATGAGACGGCCCTACCACCACTCCCTCAGCAAGTCGGACACCAGACTGCATGAGCTGCACCGCAGCCGGCCCTGCAACAGAG ccccagccccacggcCCGCCAGCATGGATCTCCTGTGCCCGCAATGGCCAGAGGTGTCCAGAGGCACCAACAGGCCCCCAGCAGCCTTCTCACACCTGGAGCTGCCCCTGGCTGCGCCCTCCACCAGCCCCGAGGCCACCTATTCCAATGTGGGGCTGGCTGCGATCCCCCGGGCCAGCCTGGCAGTCAGCCCTGGGGTGTGGACAGGGTCATGGCTGACCAGCAGCTGTGCCAGGCCTGGGCCTGCGGCCAGACCCGTGGTGGCTGAGTATGCTTGCATCCAGAAGTTCAAGGGAACAGATCGGGGTCCCCAAGGCCTGGAGCTGGGGAAGGCTGAGCTGACCCCAGCCACTCAG GTAGACCTCCTGTACTCCAGGGTCAGCAAGCCTAAAAGGAGGGACCCAGGACCTGCCACATGCCAGCCCAACCCCAATGGAGGGGGAGCAGTTCTGGCTCTGAGAGGTGACTCGGCCTACGAGGTCCTTCCACTCAGGGGTCTGGGTGTGGACAAGAGCCTCCTGGAAAACGTGTATGAGAGCATCCAGGAGATGGGGGCTTCTGTGCACCTGGAGCCCTCTAGCTCGAGCTCCTAG
- the SLC2A4RG gene encoding SLC2A4 regulator, protein MEAERPPAPGPGCGGPPPRAAGRDPAATLVSVPAPPQGPAVEFALPQEPEPRAADLGAPGAGAGAAGPRAPLAHVPVPVHRAPRGKAQPDEVMAAAALTSLSTSPLLLGAPAVAFSTEPSLEPWKEALVRPLSSCSSGDWGWDVASDQSSPSTPSPPLPPEAAHFLFGEPALRKRKSSLQVLFQCLWKRCGKVLSTASGMQRHIRLVHLGRQAEPEQSDGEEDFYYTELDVGMDSLTEGLFSLTPGSPTASIPPSFPRLELLEPPEPPALPTLLHPLALPPPPVLSSAASPQVCHSDHAYQGCQAPTLLEPQPTPALPAKLGASLRKPRGDAKKCRKVYGMDHRDLWCTACRWKKACQRFLD, encoded by the exons ATGGAGGCCGAGCGTCCCCCGGCGCCCGGCCCGGGCTGCGGGGGTCCCCCTCCCCGCGCCGCCGGCCGGGACCCCGCGGCCACGCTCGTGTCGGTGCCCGCGCCGCCGCAG GGCCCTGCTGTGGAGTTCGCGCTGCCTCAGGAGCCGGAGCCGCGGGCCGCGGACCTCGGGgccccgggggcgggggcgggggctgcggggccCCGGGCGCCTTTGGCGCACGTCCCGGTGCCAGTGCATAG AGCCCCCCGAGGAAAGGCCCAGCCCGATGAGGTCATGGCTGCTGCAGCCCTCACAAGCCTGTCCACCAGCCCCCTCCTGCTGGGGGCCCCAGCTGTAGCCTTCAGCACAG AGCCCAGCTTGGAGCCCTGGAAGGAGGCCCTGGTGCGGCCACTGAGCAGCTGCAGCAGTGGGGACTGGGGCTGGGACGTGGCCAGTGACCAGTCCTCTCCATCTACACCGTCGCCCCCGCTGCCTCCTGAGGCAGCCCACTTCCTGTTCGGGGAGCCCGCCctgaggaagaggaag AGCTCGCTGCAGGTCCTGTTCCAGTGTCTGTGGAAGCGCTGCGGGAAGGTGCTGAGCACGGCCTCTGGGATGCAGAGACACATCCGCCTGGTGCACCTGGG GCGGCAGGCCGAGCCCGAGCAGAGTGATGGTGAGGAGGACTTCTACTACACAGAGCTGGACGTCGGCATGGACTCGCTGACCGAGGGGCTGTTCAGCCTGACCCCGGGGTCCCCCACGGCCTCCATACCACCCTCCTTCCCCCGCCTGGAGCTGCTGGAGCCCCcggagcccccagccctgcccactctGCTGCACCCactggccctgcccccacccccagtgctgAGCTCTGCAGCATCCCCCCAGGTGTGCCACAGTGACCATGCCTACCAG GGCTGCCAGGCACCCACCCTGCTGGAGCCAcagcccaccccagccctgcccgccAAGCTTGGTGCCAGTCTAAG GAAGCCCCGAGGTGATGCCAAGAAGTGCCGGAAGGTGTACGGCATGGACCATCGGGACCTGTGGTGCACAGCCTGCCGCTGGAAGAAGGCCTGCCAGCGCTTCCTGGACTGA